Proteins from a single region of Pseudomonas sp. 10S4:
- a CDS encoding glycogen/starch/alpha-glucan phosphorylase, translated as MTQEPLVREAEVAAFRDAVLTKLTYAVGKDPDHAFDHDWFEAIALAARDHMVEHWMDHTRQIYRKGQKRVYYLSLEFLIGRLLYDSLSNLGLLDVAREALTELGVDLERIRLLEPDAALGNGGLGRLAACFMESMSTLGIAGHGYGIRYEHGLFRQAIVDGWQQEQTEHWLDFGNPWEFERPEVVYPIGFGGSVETVTDEAGKSRQVWTPAETVRAIAYDTPVVGWRGASVNTLRLWRARAMEDLHLERFNAGDHLGAVAEVARAESISRVLYPADSTEAGQELRLRQEYFFVAASLQDLLRRHRNMHTSVLTLGDHAAIQLNDTHPSIAVAELMRQLVDVYDVAWDAAWQVTVDTLSYTNHTLLPEALETWPVGLMERMLPRHMQIIYLINAQHIDSLRAKGIHDFDVLRAVSLIEEDNGRRVRMGNLAFLGSHSVNGVSGLHTQLMRKTVFSELHKLYPDRINNKTNGITFRRWLYQANPELTAMMVDALGPDLLDNAEQRLIELEPFAEKTAFRKAFADQRLHSKKALAYLIHERLGIAVNPAAMFDVQVKRIHEYKRQLLNLLHTVALYQAIRAEPEIDWVPRVKIFAGKAAASYHQAKLIIKLTNDIARVVNNDPTVRGLLKVVFLPNYNVSLAESIIPAADLSEQISTAGFEASGTSNMKFGLNGALTIGTLDGANVEMCERIGAEHMFIFGLSAQQVEARKQNHEFNATPDIAASHRLNDVLQAIRGGVFSPDDPSRYAGLIDSLIDYDRFLVCADFDSYWDAQMRVEAHWHDSQAWWRSAVLNTARMGWFSSDRTIREYATEIWKALE; from the coding sequence ATGACTCAAGAACCACTTGTTCGCGAAGCAGAGGTGGCCGCATTCCGCGACGCCGTCTTGACCAAACTCACCTACGCGGTGGGCAAAGACCCGGATCACGCCTTCGACCACGACTGGTTCGAAGCCATTGCCTTGGCCGCGCGCGATCACATGGTCGAGCACTGGATGGACCATACGCGGCAGATCTACCGCAAAGGTCAGAAGCGGGTTTACTACCTCTCCCTTGAATTCCTGATTGGCCGCTTGCTCTACGACAGCTTGAGCAACCTCGGCCTGCTGGACGTTGCCCGCGAGGCGCTGACCGAACTCGGCGTCGATCTGGAACGCATCCGCCTGCTGGAGCCCGATGCGGCGCTCGGCAACGGCGGCCTCGGTCGCCTGGCCGCGTGCTTCATGGAAAGCATGTCGACCCTCGGCATCGCCGGCCATGGTTATGGCATTCGTTATGAACATGGGTTGTTCCGCCAGGCCATCGTTGATGGCTGGCAGCAGGAGCAGACCGAACACTGGCTGGATTTCGGTAACCCGTGGGAGTTCGAACGGCCGGAAGTCGTCTACCCGATCGGCTTCGGCGGCAGTGTCGAAACCGTGACCGACGAGGCCGGCAAGTCTCGCCAGGTCTGGACCCCGGCAGAAACCGTGCGGGCCATTGCTTACGACACCCCGGTGGTCGGCTGGCGCGGTGCGAGCGTCAACACCCTGCGCCTGTGGCGTGCCCGCGCCATGGAAGATTTGCACCTGGAGCGCTTCAACGCCGGCGACCACTTGGGCGCTGTGGCCGAAGTGGCCCGGGCCGAAAGTATTTCCCGCGTGCTGTACCCGGCGGACAGCACCGAAGCCGGCCAGGAACTGCGCCTGCGTCAGGAATACTTCTTCGTCGCCGCGTCCCTGCAGGATTTGCTGCGCCGCCATCGCAACATGCACACCTCGGTGCTGACCCTGGGCGACCACGCGGCGATCCAGCTCAACGACACTCACCCCTCAATTGCCGTGGCCGAACTGATGCGCCAACTGGTCGACGTCTACGATGTTGCGTGGGATGCCGCGTGGCAGGTGACGGTCGACACACTTTCGTACACCAACCACACCTTGCTGCCGGAAGCGCTGGAAACCTGGCCGGTCGGTTTGATGGAACGCATGCTGCCGCGGCACATGCAGATCATTTACCTGATCAACGCCCAGCACATCGATTCGCTGCGGGCCAAAGGCATCCACGACTTTGACGTGTTGCGCGCGGTGTCACTGATTGAAGAAGACAACGGCCGCCGCGTGCGTATGGGCAACCTGGCGTTCCTCGGTTCCCACAGCGTCAACGGCGTATCCGGGCTGCACACGCAGCTGATGCGCAAGACTGTGTTTTCCGAACTGCACAAGCTCTACCCGGATCGGATCAACAACAAGACCAACGGCATCACCTTCCGCCGCTGGCTCTACCAGGCCAACCCCGAGCTGACGGCGATGATGGTCGACGCCCTGGGTCCCGATCTATTGGATAACGCCGAGCAGCGGCTGATCGAACTGGAACCGTTCGCCGAGAAGACTGCATTTCGCAAGGCCTTCGCAGATCAGCGGCTGCACAGCAAGAAAGCCCTGGCGTACCTGATTCACGAACGGTTGGGCATCGCGGTCAACCCGGCGGCGATGTTCGACGTGCAGGTCAAGCGGATCCACGAATACAAACGGCAGTTGCTCAACCTGCTGCACACCGTCGCGCTGTACCAGGCGATTCGTGCCGAGCCGGAAATCGACTGGGTGCCGCGCGTGAAGATCTTCGCCGGCAAGGCGGCGGCCAGTTATCACCAGGCCAAGCTGATCATCAAACTGACCAACGACATCGCCCGGGTGGTGAACAACGACCCGACGGTGCGCGGTTTGCTCAAGGTGGTGTTCCTGCCCAACTACAACGTCAGCCTGGCGGAGAGCATCATTCCGGCGGCGGATTTGTCGGAGCAGATTTCCACAGCCGGCTTCGAGGCCTCGGGCACCAGCAACATGAAGTTCGGCCTCAACGGTGCGCTGACCATCGGCACCCTCGATGGCGCCAACGTCGAGATGTGCGAACGGATCGGCGCCGAGCACATGTTCATCTTCGGCCTTAGCGCTCAGCAGGTGGAAGCGCGCAAGCAAAATCATGAGTTCAATGCGACGCCGGATATTGCGGCGTCCCATCGACTTAATGACGTGCTACAAGCGATTCGTGGCGGGGTGTTCTCGCCGGATGATCCGTCCCGTTATGCAGGTTTGATCGATTCGCTGATCGACTATGACCGCTTCCTGGTTTGCGCCGATTTTGACTCCTACTGGGACGCCCAGATGCGCGTCGAGGCGCACTGGCATGATTCTCAAGCCTGGTGGCGTTCGGCGGTGTTGAACACGGCGCGCATGGGCTGGTTCTCGTCGGACCGGACGATTCGTGAGTACGCGACGGAAATCTGGAAGGCGTTGGAGTAA
- a CDS encoding DUF2339 domain-containing protein, with protein sequence MQWILMLIGLALGWILDESFIDALLGALFGLGIGQAFRIGRLGKQAAEQHRLLEQTQVALNTLLQRLILLEGAGFKAPETSEPVVSEPVAAPEFILDDIPVDPPVDSPELLWELPPGLEPITATASETSRPLPADVWTPEPIAREPRQPAAPREPNVFDRAINGARNWLFGGNTVLRVGVVLLFLGLAFLLRYATEGMVVPIEMRYAGVAASALGLLALGWWLRHRNNQFALMLQGTGIAVLYLTVFAAMRLHPILDPTAALGLLVAVTVFSAILAITQDSLALACVAALGGFAAPILTSTGAGSHVALFSYFVLLNTGILAIAWFKAWRPLNLIGFVGTFGIGFAWGARSYTPELLWSTEPFLILFFLMYLGIGLLFTRRKLLEMSDSPEDESRQALLHWSARKGDYVDGTMLFGPPLVGFGLQFALVQHLEFAAAFSALALGMLYMGLARLLMGGRALLLAETCLALGVIFASLAIPLGLDARWTAAAWAVEGAGIFWLGLRQQRPLARAFALLLQLGSALAFLSKLQTGESSLLDGSPLGALMLGVALLFSFYQLRKALPEQASEWERQGLPVLACLGLMFLYLLAPLFFLTHGTAISWALAGLATLFIGLRLQSRTFLFTAFAVQLLGGALFLLRLHGTSDGSAAVFSAGWSGLLSASLIGLALIAGMLLAARDEMVRNDARLLRGLSVILLAGLVLINLAVLFVLPWQTASAVWAASGLFIIWLSLYLKQRVSFVFGLLLQVIGGAAFLFAGPDLLGPLASEGLKPLAHSGFWTPLVLGLAALVGAWRLQLGNHGSAFDVLSLNRLSELLLVWGAGWWALAWISEVLRFAPVDLQATLLLAVAALSVALWTLLSLRLKWSALGLLCTLLIPAAGLVLVAAWHSRYHPAANFGWLVWAAVFAVHFFSLRRLAPMLPARALSTAHVLGCWLLIGVLALELRYGLLLLSEQYNAWRWLGWAILPSVYLVLTAAPRNWPWPVSAYPREYRVYAAAPLALLMLGWFWLANCVSDGTAEPLPYVPLINPLELGLLFALFGVYVWSRSAVTQFALPKFYAEHATQLIAGVSLFVFFSAVVTRTAHHWGGVPFELDLLLASMQVQAGLSIVWTLMALGLMIGGHLRHRREVWLIGAALIGVVVAKLFFIELSNRGGLARIVSFIGVGVLLLVVGYFAPLPPKRVEAAPDAEKPDPETEGVSS encoded by the coding sequence ATGCAATGGATTTTGATGCTGATTGGCTTGGCGCTGGGCTGGATACTCGACGAGTCGTTCATCGATGCGCTGTTGGGTGCTTTGTTCGGGTTAGGCATTGGCCAAGCTTTTCGCATTGGCCGTTTAGGCAAGCAAGCTGCCGAGCAGCACCGTTTGCTCGAGCAGACGCAGGTGGCGCTCAATACATTGCTGCAACGACTGATATTGCTGGAAGGGGCTGGCTTCAAGGCACCGGAAACCAGTGAGCCAGTTGTCAGTGAGCCCGTCGCAGCCCCTGAATTCATTCTCGACGACATCCCCGTCGATCCCCCCGTCGACTCCCCGGAGCTACTCTGGGAACTCCCGCCCGGACTCGAACCGATCACCGCCACGGCCTCCGAAACCAGCCGTCCGCTGCCGGCCGATGTCTGGACGCCGGAACCGATCGCTCGCGAACCGCGACAACCGGCAGCCCCGCGCGAACCTAACGTTTTCGACCGCGCCATCAACGGTGCGCGCAACTGGCTGTTCGGTGGCAACACCGTGCTGCGGGTTGGCGTGGTGCTGTTGTTCCTCGGTCTGGCGTTCCTGCTGCGCTACGCCACCGAAGGCATGGTGGTGCCGATCGAGATGCGTTACGCCGGTGTCGCCGCCAGTGCTTTGGGCTTGCTCGCATTGGGCTGGTGGCTGCGTCATCGCAACAACCAATTTGCGCTGATGTTGCAAGGTACCGGGATCGCCGTGTTGTACCTGACGGTGTTCGCCGCAATGCGCTTGCACCCGATACTCGACCCGACGGCGGCCCTGGGCCTGCTGGTCGCGGTGACGGTGTTCTCGGCGATTTTGGCGATCACCCAGGATTCCCTGGCCCTGGCCTGCGTCGCCGCACTGGGCGGTTTCGCCGCGCCGATCCTGACCTCGACCGGCGCTGGTAGCCATGTCGCGCTGTTCAGCTACTTCGTCTTGCTCAACACCGGCATCCTCGCGATTGCCTGGTTCAAGGCTTGGCGGCCACTCAACCTGATCGGTTTTGTCGGCACCTTTGGCATCGGCTTCGCCTGGGGCGCGCGTTCTTACACGCCGGAGTTGCTGTGGAGCACCGAGCCATTCCTGATTCTGTTCTTCCTGATGTACCTGGGCATTGGCCTGTTGTTTACCCGGCGCAAGTTGTTGGAGATGAGCGACTCGCCTGAAGACGAGAGTCGTCAGGCATTGCTGCACTGGTCGGCGCGCAAGGGCGATTACGTCGACGGCACGATGCTGTTCGGGCCGCCGCTGGTGGGCTTCGGTTTGCAATTCGCGCTGGTCCAGCATCTGGAGTTCGCTGCCGCGTTCAGTGCGCTGGCGCTGGGTATGCTCTATATGGGCCTGGCCCGATTGCTGATGGGCGGTCGCGCCTTGTTGCTGGCGGAAACCTGTCTTGCACTCGGAGTGATCTTCGCCAGCCTGGCGATCCCCTTGGGCCTCGACGCGCGTTGGACTGCTGCGGCTTGGGCGGTGGAGGGCGCGGGGATCTTCTGGCTCGGCCTGCGTCAGCAACGACCGCTGGCTCGCGCTTTCGCCTTGCTGCTGCAACTCGGTTCTGCGCTGGCGTTTCTCAGTAAGTTGCAGACCGGCGAAAGCAGCCTGTTGGACGGTTCGCCACTGGGCGCATTGATGCTCGGCGTGGCGTTGCTGTTCAGCTTCTACCAATTGCGCAAAGCCTTGCCGGAGCAGGCCTCGGAGTGGGAGCGCCAAGGCTTGCCGGTGTTGGCTTGCCTCGGTCTGATGTTCCTTTATTTGCTGGCGCCGCTGTTCTTCCTCACCCACGGCACGGCGATCAGCTGGGCGCTGGCCGGGTTGGCGACGTTGTTTATTGGCCTGCGCCTGCAATCGCGCACGTTCCTGTTCACCGCGTTTGCCGTGCAATTGCTCGGCGGCGCGTTGTTCCTGTTGCGGTTGCACGGGACAAGCGATGGTTCCGCCGCGGTGTTCAGCGCTGGCTGGAGCGGTTTACTCAGTGCCTCGCTGATTGGCCTGGCGTTGATCGCCGGCATGTTGCTGGCAGCCCGCGATGAGATGGTGCGCAACGATGCGCGCTTGCTGCGTGGTTTGTCGGTGATTTTGCTGGCCGGTCTGGTGCTGATCAACCTCGCCGTGCTGTTCGTGCTGCCATGGCAAACCGCGAGTGCGGTGTGGGCCGCCAGCGGTTTGTTCATCATTTGGCTGAGTCTGTACCTCAAGCAGCGCGTGAGTTTTGTCTTCGGTCTGCTGTTGCAGGTGATCGGTGGCGCGGCGTTCCTGTTTGCCGGGCCGGACTTGCTCGGGCCGTTGGCCAGCGAAGGTCTGAAGCCTTTGGCCCACAGCGGTTTCTGGACGCCGCTGGTGCTCGGTTTGGCCGCACTGGTTGGCGCCTGGCGCTTGCAACTGGGCAATCACGGGTCGGCGTTCGATGTACTGAGCCTGAATCGCTTGTCTGAACTGCTGCTGGTGTGGGGCGCAGGCTGGTGGGCGCTGGCGTGGATCAGTGAAGTGCTGCGCTTTGCGCCTGTGGATCTGCAAGCGACCTTGCTGCTGGCGGTCGCGGCACTGAGTGTCGCGCTGTGGACGCTGTTGTCGCTGCGCCTGAAATGGTCGGCGCTGGGCTTGCTCTGCACCTTGCTGATTCCGGCGGCGGGGCTGGTGTTGGTCGCCGCGTGGCATTCGCGCTATCACCCAGCGGCCAACTTCGGCTGGCTGGTGTGGGCGGCGGTATTTGCCGTGCACTTCTTCTCCCTGCGGCGTTTGGCGCCGATGCTACCGGCGCGCGCCCTCAGCACCGCCCATGTGCTCGGCTGCTGGCTGTTGATCGGTGTGCTGGCGCTGGAGCTGCGTTACGGCTTGCTGCTGTTGTCAGAGCAGTACAACGCCTGGCGCTGGTTGGGCTGGGCGATTTTGCCGAGTGTGTATTTGGTGTTGACGGCCGCGCCACGCAACTGGCCATGGCCGGTATCGGCGTATCCGCGCGAATACCGTGTCTACGCGGCGGCGCCGTTGGCCTTGCTGATGCTGGGCTGGTTCTGGTTGGCGAACTGTGTCAGCGACGGCACCGCCGAGCCGCTGCCTTACGTGCCGCTGATCAACCCGCTGGAATTGGGCCTGCTGTTTGCGTTGTTCGGCGTTTACGTCTGGTCGCGCAGCGCGGTGACGCAATTTGCGCTGCCGAAGTTTTACGCCGAGCACGCCACGCAATTGATCGCCGGTGTTTCGTTGTTTGTCTTTTTCTCCGCAGTGGTCACGCGTACGGCCCACCATTGGGGTGGCGTGCCGTTTGAGCTGGATTTGCTGCTCGCATCGATGCAAGTGCAGGCCGGTCTATCGATCGTCTGGACCCTTATGGCGCTGGGTCTGATGATCGGCGGCCACCTGCGGCATCGCCGTGAAGTCTGGCTGATCGGCGCCGCGCTGATTGGCGTGGTGGTGGCCAAACTGTTCTTCATTGAATTGAGTAACCGTGGCGGACTCGCCCGGATCGTCTCGTTTATCGGCGTTGGCGTGTTGCTGCTGGTGGTGGGCTATTTCGCCCCGTTGCCGCCCAAGCGCGTCGAGGCTGCGCCGGATGCTGAAAAACCGGACCCGGAAACCGAAGGAGTGTCGTCTTGA
- a CDS encoding DUF3999 domain-containing protein — protein MSQKLNLGWLGAVALGVTLSTSAQEKPADFSTQVPLSVSGEGPWYRLELPLSVQLNARQTDLSDVRVFNAAGEAQAYAVARETAQSAENRTVTDVKWFPLYSSADATERAPSVRVQSSANGTLVEVQPSTQLEAGEEVLRGWLLDASAIKAPLQQLILDWTSEREGFQRFSIEASDDLQHWQSWGEGQVARLSFADERVEQHEVGLPGQSARYLRLLWNTPQSAPVLTSAQLESASTHSLPLPLVWSQPLAGTSVKSGEYTWQLPMGLNVERVQVDLSQPNSLAPVTLSGRRESSLPWQPLSSGLLYRLTQNGQDVVQNELQLPGQTVQQLKLSVDERGGGLGAAAPTVKFAVRSTQVVFLARGAGPYTLALGSATVKTANLPLSTLIPDYSPAKFATLGKATVDGGAVVTPVSPAVTTATADTNWKKFGLWAVLLLSVLFLAVMAASLLRKPPAKS, from the coding sequence TTGAGTCAGAAGCTGAACCTGGGTTGGTTGGGTGCTGTTGCGCTGGGCGTGACGCTGTCCACCAGCGCGCAAGAAAAACCGGCGGACTTCAGCACGCAAGTGCCGTTGTCCGTGAGCGGCGAAGGCCCGTGGTATCGCCTCGAACTACCGTTGAGCGTGCAATTGAACGCGCGGCAGACCGATCTCAGCGACGTGCGTGTATTCAACGCGGCCGGCGAGGCGCAGGCCTATGCCGTGGCCCGGGAAACCGCGCAGTCCGCCGAAAATCGTACCGTGACCGACGTGAAGTGGTTCCCGCTGTACAGCTCGGCAGACGCCACCGAACGTGCGCCGAGCGTGCGCGTGCAATCGAGCGCCAACGGCACGCTGGTGGAAGTGCAGCCATCGACTCAACTGGAGGCCGGCGAAGAAGTGCTGCGCGGCTGGTTGCTCGACGCGAGCGCGATCAAGGCGCCGTTGCAGCAGTTGATCCTCGACTGGACCAGCGAGCGCGAGGGCTTCCAGCGTTTCAGTATCGAAGCCAGCGACGACTTGCAGCATTGGCAGTCGTGGGGCGAAGGGCAGGTGGCGCGGTTGTCGTTTGCCGACGAACGGGTCGAGCAACATGAAGTCGGTTTGCCGGGGCAGTCGGCGCGCTATCTGCGCTTGCTGTGGAACACCCCGCAATCGGCGCCGGTGCTGACTTCGGCACAACTGGAAAGCGCCAGTACCCACAGCCTGCCGCTGCCGTTGGTCTGGTCGCAACCGTTGGCCGGCACCAGCGTGAAGTCCGGTGAATACACCTGGCAGTTGCCGATGGGGCTGAATGTCGAGCGGGTCCAGGTCGACTTGAGCCAGCCCAACAGCCTGGCGCCGGTGACCTTGTCCGGGCGACGCGAGAGCAGTTTGCCTTGGCAGCCACTGAGCAGCGGGTTGCTCTATCGCCTGACCCAAAATGGCCAGGATGTGGTGCAAAACGAATTGCAGTTGCCGGGGCAAACCGTGCAGCAGTTGAAGCTGAGCGTGGATGAACGCGGTGGTGGCTTGGGCGCTGCGGCGCCGACCGTGAAGTTCGCCGTGCGTTCGACGCAAGTGGTGTTTCTGGCGCGTGGCGCCGGGCCGTATACGTTGGCGCTGGGCAGTGCGACAGTGAAGACGGCGAATTTGCCGTTGTCGACGTTGATTCCGGATTACAGCCCGGCCAAATTTGCGACGTTGGGCAAGGCCACGGTTGATGGCGGGGCGGTAGTGACGCCGGTATCGCCAGCGGTTACCACTGCGACGGCTGACACCAACTGGAAGAAGTTCGGGCTTTGGGCGGTGTTGCTGCTCAGTGTGCTGTTCCTGGCGGTGATGGCGGCCAGTCTGTTGCGTAAACCCCCAGCCAAATCCTGA
- a CDS encoding DUF924 family protein, whose protein sequence is MTAPWQPLLEWWFGSSESPDDVAADKGKLWFGKRDSQDLEAQTRFGDWVEQALAGGLTDWAQRPEGWLALVLLLDQLPRMIFRDTPKSFSGDLRAQALVAQGIAADFDRQLRPIQRVFIYLVFEHCENLAVQNEAVSRFIELVAQQPEADRTVFADNLDYAERHQKVIARFGRFPHRNAVLGRESTAEELAFLSGPGSRF, encoded by the coding sequence ATGACCGCGCCCTGGCAGCCGTTGCTCGAATGGTGGTTCGGATCTTCCGAATCACCTGACGACGTAGCGGCTGACAAGGGCAAGTTGTGGTTCGGCAAGCGCGACAGCCAGGACCTCGAAGCGCAGACGCGTTTCGGGGACTGGGTCGAGCAGGCACTGGCCGGCGGATTGACCGACTGGGCGCAACGCCCTGAAGGTTGGCTGGCTCTGGTGCTGCTACTCGATCAACTCCCGCGAATGATCTTTCGCGACACTCCCAAATCCTTCTCTGGTGATCTCCGGGCCCAAGCCCTGGTGGCACAAGGCATTGCCGCGGATTTTGATCGGCAGTTACGGCCGATTCAGCGGGTGTTCATCTATTTGGTGTTTGAGCATTGCGAGAATCTGGCGGTGCAGAACGAGGCGGTTTCGCGCTTTATCGAGTTGGTCGCGCAGCAGCCTGAGGCTGACCGGACAGTGTTTGCCGATAATCTGGATTATGCCGAGCGGCATCAGAAAGTGATTGCGCGGTTTGGTCGGTTTCCGCATCGCAATGCGGTGTTGGGGCGCGAGTCTACGGCTGAAGAGTTGGCGTTTCTTTCGGGGCCTGGGTCTCGGTTCTGA
- a CDS encoding methyl-accepting chemotaxis protein, whose translation MYNSDQQSSRTSSVAAAINELGAAAQEIAQNAALASQHSSDARALAEDGQQVVDKTIAAMQQLSAKISDSCGNIETLNSNTVNIGQILEVITSISQQTNLLALNAAIEAARAGEAGRGFAVVADEVRNLAHRTQDSAQQVQKMIEELQVGAREAVSTMTDSQRQSESSVGIANQAGERLGSVTQRIGEIDGMNQSVATATEEQTAVVESINVDITEINTLNQEGVENLQATLRACSDLEQQAARLKQLVGSFRI comes from the coding sequence ATGTACAACTCCGACCAGCAATCTTCGCGCACCAGCAGCGTGGCCGCCGCGATCAACGAACTCGGCGCCGCCGCCCAGGAAATCGCCCAAAACGCCGCCCTCGCCTCTCAGCACTCCAGCGATGCTCGCGCCTTGGCCGAGGACGGTCAGCAGGTAGTGGATAAAACCATCGCTGCGATGCAGCAGTTGTCGGCGAAGATCAGCGATTCGTGCGGCAACATCGAGACGCTCAACAGCAACACCGTGAACATCGGGCAGATTCTGGAAGTGATTACCAGCATCTCCCAGCAGACCAACCTGTTGGCACTGAACGCGGCCATCGAAGCAGCGCGTGCCGGTGAAGCCGGGCGCGGTTTTGCCGTGGTGGCGGACGAAGTGCGTAACCTCGCCCACCGCACTCAGGATTCGGCGCAGCAAGTGCAGAAGATGATCGAAGAACTGCAAGTCGGCGCCCGGGAAGCGGTAAGCACCATGACCGACAGCCAGCGCCAGAGCGAAAGCAGCGTCGGCATCGCCAACCAGGCCGGTGAGCGCCTGGGCAGCGTGACGCAGCGTATCGGTGAGATCGACGGGATGAACCAGTCGGTGGCGACCGCGACCGAAGAGCAGACCGCTGTGGTGGAGTCGATCAACGTCGACATTACCGAGATCAACACGCTGAACCAGGAAGGGGTGGAGAACTTACAAGCAACGTTGCGGGCCTGCTCGGACCTTGAGCAGCAGGCGGCGCGGTTGAAGCAGTTGGTGGGTAGCTTCAGGATCTAA
- a CDS encoding lipocalin family protein, translating into MKRLLIVLFAGLVLAGCASSGVDPLAPKTVNSVNLKRYQGTWYELARLPMYFQRNCAQSEAHYTLKPDGNVAVLNRCLTPDWQWEEAKGTAYPQVPGKTDKLWVEFDTWFSRLIPGTAKGEYWVLYVSDDYKTAIVGDPSRKHLWLLSRTPTVNGVVREELLSKARQQGYDTTRLIWRASDTKMAKTSN; encoded by the coding sequence ATGAAGCGGTTATTGATAGTCCTTTTTGCCGGCCTGGTATTGGCCGGCTGCGCCTCTTCTGGCGTAGATCCGTTGGCGCCCAAGACCGTCAACAGCGTCAACCTCAAGCGTTACCAGGGCACCTGGTACGAGTTGGCCCGCCTGCCGATGTACTTCCAGCGCAACTGCGCGCAATCGGAAGCCCATTACACCCTTAAGCCTGACGGCAACGTGGCGGTGCTCAATCGCTGCCTGACGCCGGACTGGCAGTGGGAAGAAGCCAAGGGCACGGCTTATCCACAGGTGCCGGGCAAGACCGACAAGCTGTGGGTCGAGTTCGATACCTGGTTTTCGCGGTTGATTCCGGGTACGGCGAAGGGTGAATACTGGGTGCTGTACGTCAGCGACGACTACAAGACTGCCATTGTTGGCGACCCGAGCCGCAAGCACTTGTGGCTGCTGTCACGGACCCCGACGGTCAACGGTGTGGTGCGTGAAGAACTGCTGAGCAAGGCGCGGCAGCAGGGCTACGACACCACGCGGCTGATCTGGCGTGCGTCGGATACGAAGATGGCCAAGACCTCGAACTAA
- a CDS encoding formimidoylglutamate deiminase, protein MSAFFAERALLPSGWANNVRLEVSADGVLTHIQADSHADGAERLSGPLLPGMPNLHSHAFQRAMAGLAEVAGNPNDSFWTWRDLMYRLVGKISPDQLGVIARQLYIEMLKAGYTSVAEFHYVHHDTNGQPYADPAELALRISQAASSAGIGLTLLPVLYSHSGFGGQTPNEGQRRFINSTENYLKLQSRLQPILAQQPAQSLGLCFHSLRAVTPQQISEVLAASDKQCPVHIHIAEQQKEVDDCLSWSGRRPLQWLYENTEVDQRWCLVHATHANPEEVTLMAKSRAIAGLCLTTEANLGDGIFPAVDFLAQGGRMGIGSDSHVSLSVVEELRWLEYGQRLRDQRRNRLYGADQPMVGRTLYDAALDGGAQALGQPIGALEVGKRADWLVLDGNDPYLATASGDGILNRWLFAGGDRQVRDVLVNGQWVVRDGRHAGEEESNRAFTQVLRDLLG, encoded by the coding sequence ATGTCCGCCTTCTTTGCCGAACGCGCGCTGCTGCCTAGTGGATGGGCCAACAATGTACGTCTTGAGGTCAGCGCCGACGGCGTTTTGACTCATATCCAGGCCGATTCCCACGCAGATGGTGCCGAACGGCTAAGCGGTCCGCTGCTGCCGGGTATGCCGAATTTGCACTCTCACGCGTTCCAGCGGGCCATGGCCGGGCTGGCGGAAGTGGCGGGCAATCCGAACGACAGTTTCTGGACCTGGCGCGATTTGATGTATCGCCTCGTCGGAAAAATCAGCCCGGACCAGCTCGGCGTGATCGCCCGCCAGCTATACATCGAAATGCTCAAGGCCGGCTACACCTCGGTCGCGGAATTTCATTACGTACACCACGACACCAATGGCCAGCCTTACGCCGACCCTGCCGAACTAGCGCTGCGCATCAGCCAGGCGGCCAGCTCCGCCGGTATCGGCCTGACCTTGCTGCCGGTGCTCTACAGCCACTCCGGTTTCGGCGGCCAGACCCCGAACGAAGGCCAGCGCCGCTTTATCAACAGCACCGAAAACTACCTCAAGCTTCAGTCGCGCTTGCAGCCGATCCTCGCGCAGCAACCGGCGCAGTCGCTGGGTCTGTGTTTCCACTCGTTGCGCGCGGTCACCCCGCAGCAGATCAGCGAAGTGCTGGCCGCCAGCGACAAGCAGTGCCCGGTGCACATTCACATCGCCGAACAGCAGAAGGAAGTCGATGACTGCCTGAGCTGGAGCGGTCGTCGTCCGCTGCAATGGCTGTATGAAAATACCGAAGTCGATCAGCGCTGGTGCCTGGTCCACGCGACCCACGCCAACCCGGAAGAAGTCACGCTGATGGCCAAGAGTCGCGCCATCGCCGGCCTGTGCCTGACCACCGAAGCCAACCTCGGCGACGGGATTTTCCCGGCGGTGGATTTCCTCGCTCAGGGCGGGCGCATGGGCATTGGTTCCGACAGCCATGTGTCATTGAGTGTGGTGGAGGAATTGCGCTGGCTGGAATACGGCCAGCGCCTGCGGGATCAGCGGCGTAATCGCTTGTATGGCGCGGATCAGCCGATGGTTGGCCGCACGCTGTATGACGCGGCTTTGGATGGCGGCGCTCAGGCGCTGGGGCAGCCGATCGGCGCGCTGGAAGTCGGCAAGCGTGCGGATTGGCTGGTACTGGACGGCAACGATCCATACCTGGCGACGGCCAGCGGCGACGGGATTCTGAATCGCTGGTTGTTTGCCGGCGGCGATCGCCAGGTGCGCGATGTGCTGGTCAACGGCCAGTGGGTTGTGCGTGACGGGCGTCATGCCGGGGAAGAGGAAAGCAACCGGGCGTTCACCCAAGTCTTGCGCGATCTGCTGGGCTAA